A genomic region of Chlorobaculum parvum NCIB 8327 contains the following coding sequences:
- a CDS encoding sigma-54-dependent Fis family transcriptional regulator, with translation MTTTHLPEALRLMQYIGDAIGTIRDPQELFRTVTDKLRLIFPFDSAVIITLDRDRRRVSVFFEMLRFELPDHLRVQRRPITGTWLEAHLDDRGVTVASIAHDIPAFGEEDAPLLRTLHELGMRQIVLSPLRSGGRVIGFLSFVSAEEKLWSDGDKSLLSGVSSSIAIAVSNALAYDELRQREAETAMQLAINNALFTTKDRSQMLLTVCEQISRLVPCSFLGIRVVGSDGRFRIYDNFMRGSGSSFAPFSPLEHLEMLPDDPVARESIEVISRPGIYSGERFEELCRDFRILELVRDRFGISSIIVVQLWDLPGSRAGLIISGVGVTLGDEEARTVSLIVPQLALALQNYLAFDEIDRLRRKLEGERTYLVEEIRAAHNFEEIVGNSAPLAEVLRRVSLVAPTDATVLIEGETGTGKELIARAIHNLSPRKERVLVKVNCAALPASLIESELFGHEKGSFTGATERRIGKFELADGGTIFLDEIGELPLELQAKLLRVLQEKELERIGGRSVIPVDVRVIAATNRDLEKEVATGRFRQDLYFRLNAFPLSVPPLRERRDDIPVLAMYFARKFAREFGKPERAIREHDMNELVSREWRGNIRELSHTIEQAVIVSEGDTLDLSSALPPRGEPGMEAQAEVMTMQEFEEQARNMERKLILDALDRAGGKVSGQGGAAELLRLNAKTLYSRIDKLGIRKRYGAG, from the coding sequence ATGACAACCACGCACTTGCCCGAGGCGCTTCGGCTCATGCAGTATATCGGCGACGCCATCGGCACCATCCGTGACCCGCAGGAGCTGTTCCGCACGGTCACCGACAAGCTTCGCCTCATCTTTCCGTTCGATTCGGCGGTGATCATCACCCTCGACCGGGACCGCCGCCGCGTGAGTGTTTTTTTCGAGATGCTGCGCTTCGAGTTGCCCGACCATCTGCGGGTGCAGCGGCGCCCCATTACCGGCACCTGGCTTGAGGCGCATCTCGACGACCGCGGGGTGACCGTCGCCTCCATCGCTCACGATATTCCTGCGTTTGGCGAGGAGGATGCTCCGCTGCTCCGGACGCTGCACGAGTTGGGAATGCGGCAGATTGTGCTTTCGCCGCTTCGTTCCGGTGGGCGGGTGATCGGTTTTCTCAGCTTTGTTTCTGCAGAGGAGAAGCTGTGGAGCGATGGCGATAAATCGCTGCTTTCCGGGGTCAGCTCCTCCATCGCCATCGCGGTGAGCAATGCGCTGGCCTACGACGAGCTGCGCCAGCGCGAGGCGGAAACCGCCATGCAGCTTGCGATCAACAATGCACTCTTCACCACCAAGGATCGAAGCCAGATGCTGCTGACTGTCTGCGAGCAGATCAGCCGCCTCGTGCCCTGCTCGTTTCTTGGCATCCGCGTGGTTGGTTCGGACGGGCGGTTCCGTATTTACGATAACTTCATGCGCGGGTCGGGCAGCAGTTTCGCGCCCTTTTCGCCACTCGAACATCTTGAAATGTTGCCCGACGACCCCGTTGCGCGGGAGAGCATTGAGGTGATTTCGCGGCCCGGCATCTATTCCGGCGAGCGCTTTGAAGAGCTGTGCCGGGATTTTCGCATTCTCGAACTGGTGCGCGATCGCTTCGGCATCAGCTCGATCATCGTCGTGCAGCTTTGGGATTTGCCCGGCAGCCGCGCGGGGCTGATCATTTCAGGCGTCGGCGTTACGCTGGGCGACGAGGAGGCGCGCACGGTCAGCCTCATTGTGCCACAGCTCGCGCTGGCATTGCAGAACTACCTCGCTTTCGACGAGATCGACCGGCTGCGCCGCAAGCTCGAAGGGGAGCGCACCTACCTCGTCGAGGAGATCCGCGCTGCACACAACTTCGAAGAGATCGTCGGCAACAGCGCACCGCTGGCCGAGGTGCTGCGGCGAGTCAGCCTGGTTGCTCCGACCGATGCCACGGTGCTTATCGAGGGCGAAACCGGCACCGGCAAGGAGCTGATCGCCCGCGCGATCCACAACCTTTCGCCGCGCAAGGAGCGGGTGCTGGTGAAGGTCAACTGCGCCGCCCTGCCCGCATCGCTGATCGAGTCCGAGCTGTTCGGCCACGAAAAGGGGAGCTTCACCGGCGCGACTGAACGGCGCATCGGCAAGTTCGAGCTGGCCGACGGCGGCACGATCTTCCTCGACGAAATAGGCGAGCTTCCGCTGGAGCTTCAGGCCAAGCTGCTGCGGGTGCTTCAGGAGAAGGAGCTCGAACGCATCGGCGGGCGGAGCGTGATTCCGGTCGATGTGCGGGTCATCGCCGCCACCAACCGCGACCTTGAAAAGGAGGTCGCCACCGGTCGCTTCCGTCAGGATCTCTACTTCCGGCTCAACGCCTTTCCCCTATCGGTGCCGCCGCTTCGCGAACGCCGCGACGACATCCCCGTGCTCGCCATGTACTTTGCCCGCAAATTCGCTCGCGAGTTCGGCAAGCCGGAACGCGCCATCCGTGAGCACGATATGAACGAGCTGGTCTCGCGAGAGTGGCGGGGCAACATCCGTGAACTCTCCCACACCATTGAGCAGGCGGTGATTGTCTCCGAAGGTGACACGCTCGACCTCTCCTCAGCCCTGCCTCCGAGGGGTGAGCCTGGCATGGAGGCGCAGGCGGAGGTCATGACGATGCAGGAGTTCGAGGAGCAGGCGCGGAACATGGAGCGCAAGCTCATTCTCGATGCCCTCGACCGCGCCGGAGGCAAGGTCAGCGGTCAGGGTGGCGCGGCCGAGCTGCTCAGGCTCAACGCCAAGACGCTCTATTCCCGCATCGACAAGCTGGGAATTCGCAAGCGGTACGGGGCGGGGTGA
- a CDS encoding DUF4412 domain-containing protein, with amino-acid sequence MKAISRRLFAAVLVPGLLLSACGDKKEANAPGSAAVEQASPAIAGPFTGVLTMKTTMPNAGTSDMKLYIGPKGMRAESKTAVGGAGTISMTVLSLTDKPDKIYMINEAAGSCMELDVSKVKEEAPDDPYLDAKIEKLGKEEVNGFDCNHVRISWPDKQNTVDLWVSKDILDYFAYARMQGSEDRKYEQLAEKLKAAGLDGFPVKTLISPEGVVTELVKAERTTPDSALFEVPANCTKLEIPTMPDGPQGMSEEKMKEMEEFGRQMMQQMQQK; translated from the coding sequence ATGAAAGCTATCTCCCGTCGATTGTTTGCCGCTGTGCTGGTGCCGGGTCTCTTGCTCTCGGCATGTGGCGACAAAAAAGAGGCCAATGCGCCCGGTTCAGCCGCCGTTGAGCAGGCCTCACCCGCGATTGCAGGTCCGTTTACCGGCGTCCTGACCATGAAAACCACCATGCCGAACGCAGGCACGAGCGACATGAAGCTCTATATCGGCCCGAAAGGAATGCGCGCAGAGAGCAAGACCGCCGTTGGCGGTGCCGGTACGATTTCAATGACCGTGCTGTCGCTTACGGATAAGCCCGATAAAATCTACATGATCAACGAAGCGGCCGGTTCCTGCATGGAGCTGGATGTGTCAAAAGTCAAAGAGGAGGCGCCCGACGATCCATATCTGGATGCGAAGATCGAAAAGCTCGGCAAGGAGGAGGTGAACGGCTTCGACTGTAACCATGTCCGGATTTCATGGCCTGACAAACAGAACACCGTTGATCTCTGGGTGAGCAAGGATATTCTCGACTACTTCGCCTACGCGCGCATGCAGGGTTCGGAAGATCGCAAATATGAGCAGCTCGCCGAAAAACTCAAGGCTGCCGGTCTCGACGGCTTCCCCGTCAAGACGCTGATTTCTCCGGAAGGCGTGGTCACCGAGCTGGTCAAGGCTGAGCGCACCACTCCGGACAGCGCCCTTTTCGAAGTTCCGGCCAACTGCACGAAGCTGGAAATCCCCACAATGCCAGACGGCCCGCAGGGGATGAGCGAAGAGAAGATGAAAGAGATGGAAGAGTTTGGCCGCCAGATGATGCAGCAGATGCAGCAGAAGTAA
- a CDS encoding ArsA family ATPase — MRNIVFTGKGGVGKTSVAAATAVRAASQGYKTLVISTDPAHSLGDSFDIELGPSPVKIADNLWGQEVSVYGDLSLNWEVVREHFAHLMEVQGIEGIYVEEMGVLPGMEELFSLSYIKRYNDSNEYDLLVVDCAPTGETLRLLSIPETFGWMLKLMRNMEKYVVKPVIRPLSKRIGRLHDFVPETEVYDQVDHLFSSIEGIIELLSDDSKTTVRLVMNPEKMVIKESMRALTYLNLYGITVDQIIINRVYMDDVDGHYFEGWKEIQKKYIEEIETSFAPIPITKVPLYRKEVLGMEMLKKVGETVYGERNPLDIFYHEEHVDIHKVSEGHYIMKLRLPFVFDNRMAANVTQVGDSLTVRIGNYQKGVILPTFLAGMKVAHAGYEEKWLAIEFKKKEMETATN, encoded by the coding sequence ATGAGAAACATCGTGTTCACCGGGAAAGGCGGCGTGGGCAAAACCTCCGTCGCTGCGGCAACCGCCGTCAGGGCGGCCTCGCAGGGCTACAAAACACTCGTGATCTCCACCGACCCGGCGCACAGCCTCGGAGACTCCTTCGACATCGAACTCGGCCCATCACCGGTCAAGATCGCCGACAATCTCTGGGGCCAGGAGGTCAGCGTATACGGCGACCTTTCGCTCAACTGGGAGGTGGTACGCGAGCACTTCGCCCACCTGATGGAGGTGCAGGGCATCGAAGGCATTTACGTCGAGGAGATGGGTGTGCTGCCCGGCATGGAGGAGCTCTTCTCGCTCTCCTACATCAAGCGCTACAACGACTCCAACGAATACGACCTGCTCGTTGTGGACTGCGCACCAACCGGCGAAACCCTGCGTCTGCTCTCTATTCCGGAGACCTTCGGCTGGATGCTCAAGCTCATGCGCAACATGGAAAAATATGTGGTCAAACCGGTCATCCGCCCGCTCTCCAAGCGCATCGGCCGCCTGCACGACTTCGTGCCGGAAACGGAAGTCTATGACCAGGTCGACCACCTCTTTTCATCGATCGAAGGAATCATCGAGCTCCTGTCCGACGATTCAAAAACCACCGTCCGGCTCGTCATGAACCCCGAAAAAATGGTCATCAAGGAGTCGATGAGGGCTCTCACCTACCTGAACCTCTACGGCATCACGGTTGACCAGATCATCATCAACCGCGTCTATATGGACGACGTTGACGGCCACTACTTCGAGGGGTGGAAAGAGATTCAGAAAAAGTACATCGAAGAGATCGAGACCTCATTCGCACCGATTCCCATAACCAAAGTGCCGCTCTACCGCAAGGAGGTGCTCGGCATGGAGATGCTCAAAAAGGTGGGTGAAACGGTCTACGGCGAGCGCAACCCGCTGGACATCTTCTACCACGAAGAGCATGTGGATATTCACAAAGTCAGTGAAGGCCACTACATCATGAAGCTCCGCCTGCCTTTCGTCTTCGACAACCGCATGGCCGCCAACGTCACGCAGGTCGGCGACTCGCTGACGGTCAGAATCGGTAACTACCAGAAGGGCGTCATCCTTCCCACGTTCCTCGCCGGGATGAAGGTTGCGCACGCCGGTTATGAGGAGAAGTGGCTGGCAATCGAGTTCAAGAAGAAGGAGATGGAGACGGCGACAAATTAA